One Acutalibacter muris DNA window includes the following coding sequences:
- the lgt gene encoding prolipoprotein diacylglyceryl transferase has protein sequence MEHIVEFPGMGISVKVNEVALTLTESYSIRWYGVIIALGYLLAVLYAWRSVKKMNISMDKLIDAVIAGTIGGIVFARLYYVVFYYDSTGHNRYFENPIDILKIHDGGIAIYGGVIGALLIGGLVAKWRGLRVPAVLDIACLGFLIGQGVGRWGNFVNQECFGGPTDLPWGMVSDNTGGVAVHPCFLYESLLCLLGFVLLHIFTRKYRRYDGQTFILYLIWYGVVRFFIEGTRTDSLVLFPGGPKTSQLVAAGCVLVGVILLIVFRNRNDLSGCGNRHVMESVGLIKAEVDPSLQASTIFGDLPPFEETGDKKEENESENREKPDKAKKKDKKEKERG, from the coding sequence GTGGAGCACATTGTTGAATTTCCCGGAATGGGGATAAGCGTCAAGGTCAACGAGGTGGCGCTTACGCTTACTGAGAGCTATAGCATTCGCTGGTATGGGGTGATAATTGCCTTGGGATATCTGCTGGCGGTGCTGTATGCCTGGCGGAGCGTAAAGAAAATGAATATCAGCATGGACAAGCTTATTGATGCGGTGATAGCCGGCACCATTGGCGGAATTGTTTTCGCCAGACTCTATTATGTGGTGTTCTATTATGACAGCACGGGCCATAATAGGTATTTTGAAAACCCGATAGATATCCTCAAGATACATGATGGTGGAATTGCCATATACGGCGGCGTTATAGGCGCTCTGCTTATCGGCGGCCTTGTGGCCAAATGGCGTGGGCTTCGGGTGCCGGCGGTGCTTGATATAGCCTGCCTTGGCTTTCTTATCGGCCAGGGTGTGGGCCGCTGGGGAAACTTCGTGAACCAAGAGTGCTTCGGCGGGCCCACGGATCTGCCCTGGGGCATGGTGAGCGACAATACCGGCGGCGTGGCCGTGCACCCCTGCTTTTTGTATGAATCTCTCTTGTGTCTCCTGGGATTTGTGCTGCTGCATATCTTCACAAGAAAGTACCGGCGGTATGACGGACAGACCTTTATTCTGTACCTTATCTGGTACGGCGTGGTGCGCTTCTTTATTGAGGGCACCCGCACGGACAGCCTTGTGCTGTTCCCGGGGGGACCCAAGACGTCCCAGCTGGTGGCGGCGGGCTGTGTGCTGGTGGGAGTAATACTGCTCATAGTGTTCCGCAATAGGAACGACCTCTCCGGCTGCGGCAACAGGCATGTGATGGAGTCGGTGGGGCTGATAAAGGCAGAGGTGGATCCCTCCTTGCAGGCCAGCACCATTTTCGGAGACCTTCCGCCCTTTGAGGAGACCGGGGATAAGAAGGAGGAGAACGAAAGCGAGAACCGGGAAAAGCCGGATAAAGCCAAGAAGAAGGATAAAAAGGAAAAGGAAAGAGGGTGA
- the yfmH gene encoding EF-P 5-aminopentanol modification-associated protein YfmH: MELKRVESARTGDFYYKGRHPSGLDIYLYPKENGRSTRAVFGTKYGSIDNCFQRSDEASAETFPEGIAHYLEHKLFESEDGDAFARYAETGANANAFTGFESTCYVFSCTDRLYDSLRILLDFVQSPYFTEETVAKEQGIIGQEIKMYEDLPGWRVFFNYLQAMYHSHPVRKDAAGTIESIAEITPEHLYRCYNTFYNLNNMALVLSGKFDVDKVITVCDEMLKPSPLISVKRVFPKEPDTVVRPFIEQKLSVAMPVFQFGYKEDAKKPRKETDMAAMSALLAILASDASPMFRKLLDGGLINEASFSRDYFEGSGYATVMFGGESRDPEAAAELIRSEVARLQKEGITEEDFRWAKRSLYGESISALNHAAGIASWVIDFAFKGMELFTYIDALAGLTLPQVRQKLETLRDDRSVLSVIWPI, translated from the coding sequence ATGGAGCTGAAAAGGGTTGAGAGTGCGCGGACCGGCGACTTTTACTATAAGGGCCGTCACCCTTCGGGGCTGGATATCTATCTGTACCCCAAGGAAAACGGCCGGAGCACCCGGGCGGTGTTTGGAACAAAGTACGGCTCTATTGACAACTGTTTCCAGCGCAGTGACGAGGCTTCGGCGGAGACCTTCCCCGAGGGTATTGCCCACTATCTTGAGCACAAGCTGTTTGAAAGCGAGGACGGCGACGCCTTTGCGCGCTATGCCGAGACCGGCGCCAACGCCAACGCCTTTACGGGCTTTGAGTCCACCTGCTACGTGTTCTCCTGCACGGATAGGCTGTACGATTCACTGCGCATACTGCTGGACTTTGTGCAGTCGCCATATTTCACAGAGGAAACCGTGGCGAAGGAGCAGGGGATAATTGGGCAGGAGATAAAGATGTATGAGGATCTTCCCGGATGGAGAGTGTTCTTTAATTATCTTCAAGCCATGTACCACAGCCACCCTGTGCGCAAGGACGCGGCCGGAACCATAGAGAGTATAGCTGAGATTACCCCTGAACACCTGTACCGCTGTTATAATACTTTCTATAATCTAAATAATATGGCCCTGGTGCTCTCCGGAAAATTTGATGTGGATAAGGTAATTACTGTCTGTGACGAAATGCTGAAGCCCTCCCCGCTTATAAGCGTAAAGAGGGTATTCCCAAAAGAGCCGGATACCGTTGTCCGGCCATTTATAGAGCAGAAGCTGTCGGTAGCTATGCCAGTCTTCCAGTTCGGCTATAAAGAGGACGCAAAAAAGCCCCGCAAAGAAACAGACATGGCGGCTATGAGCGCTCTTCTGGCTATATTGGCCTCCGACGCCTCGCCGATGTTCCGTAAGCTTTTAGACGGGGGACTGATAAACGAGGCCAGCTTTAGCCGGGATTATTTTGAAGGCTCCGGCTATGCTACAGTCATGTTCGGCGGAGAATCCAGGGACCCAGAGGCGGCCGCGGAACTTATCCGCAGCGAGGTGGCAAGGCTTCAAAAAGAGGGGATCACAGAAGAAGATTTCCGATGGGCCAAGCGAAGCTTGTATGGTGAGAGTATCTCAGCCTTGAACCATGCGGCGGGGATAGCCAGCTGGGTCATTGATTTTGCCTTTAAGGGCATGGAGCTCTTTACCTACATTGACGCGCTGGCCGGGCTTACGCTGCCACAGGTCCGTCAAAAGCTGGAGACACTACGCGACGACCGCAGCGTGCTGTCGGTGATATGGCCAATATAG
- a CDS encoding M16 family metallopeptidase: MSEIMTCPISETVVLKSFIDPSFKTMRVSVNMLLPIDKATAAKYALLPALVSRATREYPDYTALGRRLAELYGASLGSGVQKIGEYQALGLSVGGIASRYALDGEDMFQKLTGLLFSVLFDPLKEEDGLFPLDGFTQEKRQQLEQKDAEFSDKMIYAHQRCHELLFEGRPAGLDRLGSREEIEALTCEELKGAWEELLENARFEIFALGDCRPDVEAIRERFSKVGHAYKLGQVAYEPPELRRVTERQPVSQSKLAMAFRAKVPKEERLLFQLMSAVLGEPTSSKLFQNVREKQGLCYYCDSTFSWVNNALFIESGVETENLERTEEAILAQLTALQRGEVTKEELEYAKLYMRNSLRSVRDTLHRVEGWYLGRAFDQPDLSPERAADLLMEYTVEDVVEAANRLEPAVIYKLKGGGE; the protein is encoded by the coding sequence ATGAGCGAGATCATGACCTGTCCCATCAGCGAGACCGTTGTGCTGAAAAGCTTTATAGACCCCAGCTTCAAGACCATGCGGGTGTCTGTGAATATGCTTTTGCCGATTGACAAGGCCACGGCGGCGAAGTATGCCCTGCTGCCCGCCCTTGTGAGCCGTGCCACCCGGGAGTACCCGGACTACACCGCGCTGGGCCGCCGGCTTGCGGAGCTCTATGGGGCGAGCCTGGGCTCGGGGGTGCAGAAGATAGGGGAGTATCAGGCCCTGGGGCTGTCCGTGGGGGGCATAGCCAGCCGGTATGCCCTTGACGGAGAGGATATGTTTCAAAAGCTGACAGGCCTCTTATTCAGCGTGCTTTTTGACCCGCTGAAGGAGGAGGACGGCTTGTTCCCCCTGGACGGCTTTACCCAGGAGAAGCGGCAGCAGCTGGAGCAGAAGGACGCGGAGTTCAGCGACAAGATGATATATGCCCACCAGCGATGCCACGAGCTGCTTTTTGAGGGCAGGCCCGCAGGTCTGGACCGCTTGGGCAGTAGGGAGGAGATAGAGGCCTTGACCTGTGAGGAGCTGAAAGGGGCTTGGGAGGAACTGCTGGAGAACGCCAGGTTCGAGATATTCGCCCTGGGCGACTGCCGGCCCGACGTGGAAGCTATCAGGGAAAGGTTTTCCAAAGTAGGTCATGCCTATAAGCTGGGTCAGGTGGCCTATGAGCCGCCGGAGCTGCGGAGGGTTACCGAGCGCCAGCCTGTTTCCCAATCAAAGCTGGCCATGGCTTTCCGGGCCAAGGTCCCCAAAGAGGAGCGGCTGCTGTTCCAGCTGATGAGCGCTGTGCTGGGTGAGCCCACCAGTTCCAAGCTGTTCCAGAACGTCAGGGAGAAACAGGGCCTTTGCTACTATTGCGACAGCACCTTCTCGTGGGTCAATAACGCGCTGTTTATTGAGAGCGGAGTGGAGACCGAAAACCTTGAGCGGACAGAGGAGGCCATACTGGCCCAGCTTACCGCCCTGCAGAGGGGCGAGGTCACGAAGGAGGAGCTGGAGTACGCAAAGCTCTATATGCGCAACAGCCTGCGTTCGGTGCGGGATACCCTTCACAGGGTGGAGGGCTGGTATTTGGGCCGTGCCTTTGATCAGCCGGACCTGTCGCCGGAGCGGGCGGCGGACCTTCTGATGGAGTACACCGTGGAGGACGTGGTGGAGGCCGCGAACCGCCTTGAACCGGCGGTCATCTACAAGCTGAAGGGAGGCGGGGAGTGA
- the upp gene encoding uracil phosphoribosyltransferase, whose translation MKSYDNVFVMDHPLIQHKLTFLRSVDTGTKEFRELVSEIATLMCYEATRDLPLMDVETVTPMQKTTTKVIAGRKLAFVPILRAGLGMVDGMLNLVPSAKVGHIGLYRDHDTLKPVEYYNKLPQDITERDVIVLDPMLATGGSAMDAITLVKRSHPKSIKFLCIIAAPEGLEVLTKTHPDVQIYCAAVDEKLNENGYILPGLGDAGDRIFGTL comes from the coding sequence ATGAAAAGTTATGATAATGTTTTTGTTATGGACCACCCGCTCATCCAGCACAAGCTGACCTTCCTGCGAAGTGTTGACACGGGCACCAAGGAGTTCAGGGAGCTTGTCAGCGAGATAGCCACCCTCATGTGCTATGAGGCCACTCGGGACCTGCCCCTTATGGACGTAGAGACGGTGACCCCCATGCAGAAGACCACCACCAAGGTGATAGCCGGGCGCAAGCTGGCCTTTGTGCCAATACTCCGGGCGGGCCTGGGCATGGTGGACGGTATGCTGAACCTGGTGCCCTCTGCAAAGGTTGGGCATATTGGGCTATATCGGGACCACGACACACTGAAGCCGGTGGAATACTATAATAAGCTGCCCCAGGACATCACCGAGAGGGACGTTATCGTGCTGGACCCCATGCTGGCCACCGGCGGCTCGGCCATGGACGCCATCACCCTTGTGAAGCGCAGCCACCCAAAGAGCATCAAGTTCCTGTGCATAATCGCCGCCCCTGAGGGCCTGGAGGTCCTGACAAAGACCCACCCGGATGTGCAGATATACTGCGCGGCGGTGGACGAGAAGCTCAACGAGAACGGCTATATCCTGCCGGGGTTGGGGGACGCAGGGGACAGGATTTTCGGTACACTGTAA
- the rpiB gene encoding ribose 5-phosphate isomerase B produces MKLAVGCDHGGFEVLESIRAYLKEKGIEYVDFGTHSTDSVDYPLIALKVAKDVSGGDADLGVLVCSTGIGISIAANKVVGIRAAVVTNELCAELTRKDNNANILCMGGKVVDGGTAVKILDKFINTDFEGGRHARRVGQIADIEAGRL; encoded by the coding sequence ATGAAACTTGCGGTAGGCTGTGACCACGGGGGCTTTGAGGTCCTGGAGAGTATTAGGGCGTATTTGAAAGAGAAGGGTATAGAGTATGTGGACTTTGGCACCCACAGCACGGACTCGGTGGATTATCCGCTTATAGCCCTAAAGGTGGCGAAGGACGTGTCCGGCGGTGATGCCGATCTGGGGGTGCTGGTGTGCTCCACGGGTATAGGCATCTCCATTGCCGCCAACAAGGTGGTGGGCATACGTGCCGCCGTTGTTACCAACGAGCTCTGCGCGGAGCTTACCCGCAAGGATAACAACGCCAATATCCTGTGCATGGGCGGCAAGGTGGTGGACGGCGGGACAGCGGTGAAAATACTTGACAAATTTATCAATACGGATTTTGAGGGCGGCCGCCACGCCCGCCGGGTGGGGCAGATAGCGGACATCGAAGCCGGAAGATTATAA
- the tsaB gene encoding tRNA (adenosine(37)-N6)-threonylcarbamoyltransferase complex dimerization subunit type 1 TsaB, protein MLILGIESSAGPASAAVVQDGRLLGEFFVNTKQTHSQTLLPMVKSLLANLSLKVRDLDCIAVANGPGSFTGVRIGVACVKGMALPNNTACCGISTLEGIAYGGAGLVGSIICAAMDARCGQVYNALFEVEDTGLARLTEDRAISLEELSRECRSYGERLVLFGDGAQVCYKEFAAWGARLAPEPVRFQRAGSVALLAGERQWVTAGELMPAYLRMPQAERELKAKQMNREDVK, encoded by the coding sequence ATGCTTATTCTGGGGATAGAATCCTCTGCGGGGCCGGCTTCGGCCGCCGTTGTGCAGGACGGGCGGCTGCTGGGGGAATTTTTTGTGAACACCAAGCAAACCCACAGCCAGACCCTTCTGCCCATGGTGAAGTCGTTGTTGGCAAATCTCAGCTTGAAGGTACGGGACCTGGACTGCATTGCCGTTGCCAACGGGCCTGGCTCCTTTACAGGAGTGCGCATTGGCGTAGCGTGTGTAAAGGGTATGGCCTTGCCGAACAATACTGCCTGCTGCGGTATTTCAACCTTGGAGGGGATCGCCTATGGCGGCGCTGGCCTTGTGGGCAGCATTATATGCGCGGCTATGGATGCCCGCTGCGGTCAGGTCTACAATGCGCTTTTTGAGGTGGAAGATACCGGCCTTGCCCGACTGACAGAGGACCGCGCCATATCCCTTGAGGAGCTGAGCCGGGAGTGCCGGAGCTATGGTGAACGGCTGGTGCTTTTCGGAGACGGCGCGCAGGTGTGCTATAAGGAGTTCGCCGCGTGGGGCGCAAGGCTGGCCCCGGAACCGGTGCGTTTCCAGCGTGCCGGCAGCGTGGCGCTGCTGGCAGGGGAACGGCAGTGGGTCACGGCGGGCGAATTGATGCCCGCATACCTGCGTATGCCCCAGGCGGAGAGGGAACTGAAAGCAAAACAGATGAATAGGGAGGATGTAAAATGA
- the tsaE gene encoding tRNA (adenosine(37)-N6)-threonylcarbamoyltransferase complex ATPase subunit type 1 TsaE, with product MGCSDKEFCFTTNSPGETQALGERLARRLKGGEVIAFTGGMGAGKTAFTRGLAIGLGAGDVASSPTFAIVNEYRGRLTLEHFDMYRIDTWESLYSTGFFDYLDADRVLAIEWSENIEGALPEGTIFIDICPGDAETQRMITIRGWRGEL from the coding sequence ATGGGCTGTTCTGACAAGGAGTTTTGCTTTACGACAAATTCGCCGGGCGAAACCCAGGCCCTTGGGGAGCGCCTTGCCCGCAGGCTCAAGGGTGGTGAGGTCATCGCCTTTACAGGTGGCATGGGGGCGGGAAAGACCGCCTTTACCCGAGGCTTGGCCATAGGCCTTGGGGCCGGGGACGTGGCAAGCAGCCCCACCTTCGCCATAGTGAACGAGTATAGGGGCAGGCTCACCCTGGAGCATTTTGATATGTACCGCATAGATACCTGGGAAAGCCTCTACTCCACCGGCTTTTTCGACTATCTGGACGCCGACCGGGTGCTGGCTATTGAGTGGAGCGAGAATATAGAAGGCGCGCTGCCGGAGGGCACGATATTTATAGACATATGCCCTGGGGACGCTGAGACACAGCGCATGATCACTATTAGAGGCTGGAGGGGGGAGCTTTAA
- a CDS encoding formate--tetrahydrofolate ligase encodes MLTDIEIAQSVELKPIKEIGEKLGLLEEELEFYGRYKAKISDKAMSRLKDRRDGKLILVTAINPTPAGEGKTTTTAGLGQAMAKIGKNAIIALREPSLGPVFGIKGGAAGGGYAQVLPMEDINLHFTGDMHAITSANNLCCAMLDNHLQQGNPLGIDPRRILIKRCLDMNDRALRNVIVGLGGKINGVPREDNFIITVASEVMAILCLAKDTVDLKERLGNILIAYDYEGKPVYARDIKAQGAMAALLRDAINPNLVQTIEGTPAIMHGGPFANIAHGCNSVRATRLALKLADYCITEAGFGSDLGAEKFMDIKCRMAGLAPDCVVVVATVRALKYNGGVPKAELSTENVEALKKGIVNLKAHVENMHKFGVPVVVAINRFGTDTDAELGVIDSCCRELGVSYALSEVFGKGGEGGMELAKTVCDVIDCKKSKFAPIYPDDAPVEEKINDIASKIYGAAGVAFTNQANKSLKEIKALGGDKMPVCIAKTQYSLSDDPTLLGRPTGFTVTIRDLKLSSGAGFVVAYAGDIMTMPGLPKVPAAEKIDVDDNAVIHGLF; translated from the coding sequence ATGCTGACTGACATTGAGATCGCCCAGAGCGTAGAGCTGAAGCCCATAAAGGAGATTGGGGAGAAGCTGGGGCTTCTGGAGGAGGAGCTGGAGTTTTACGGCAGGTATAAGGCAAAGATCAGCGATAAGGCCATGAGCAGACTGAAGGACCGCAGGGACGGTAAGCTGATACTTGTTACCGCCATTAACCCGACCCCCGCCGGAGAGGGGAAGACCACCACCACCGCCGGCCTGGGACAGGCTATGGCGAAGATAGGCAAGAATGCCATTATAGCTCTTAGAGAGCCTTCTCTGGGGCCGGTGTTTGGTATCAAGGGCGGCGCGGCCGGAGGCGGCTATGCCCAGGTGCTGCCCATGGAGGATATAAATCTTCACTTTACCGGGGATATGCACGCTATAACCTCGGCCAATAACCTGTGCTGCGCTATGCTTGACAACCATCTCCAGCAGGGGAACCCCCTGGGGATAGACCCACGGCGGATTCTCATCAAGCGCTGCCTTGATATGAACGACAGGGCTCTGCGCAACGTAATAGTTGGGCTGGGCGGTAAAATAAACGGTGTGCCCAGGGAGGATAACTTTATCATCACCGTGGCCAGCGAGGTCATGGCTATACTTTGCCTTGCAAAAGACACCGTGGACCTGAAGGAGCGACTGGGGAATATCCTCATAGCCTACGATTATGAGGGCAAGCCCGTCTATGCCCGGGATATTAAGGCCCAGGGGGCCATGGCCGCGCTTTTGAGGGATGCCATCAACCCCAATCTGGTGCAGACTATAGAGGGAACTCCCGCCATCATGCACGGCGGGCCCTTTGCAAACATTGCCCACGGCTGCAACTCTGTGCGGGCCACAAGACTGGCGTTAAAGCTTGCGGACTACTGCATAACCGAGGCGGGCTTCGGATCTGACCTGGGGGCGGAGAAATTTATGGACATCAAGTGCCGCATGGCGGGGCTTGCGCCGGACTGCGTGGTGGTGGTGGCTACCGTGCGTGCCCTGAAATATAACGGCGGCGTACCGAAGGCGGAGCTCTCCACGGAGAACGTAGAAGCGCTAAAAAAGGGCATTGTGAATCTCAAGGCCCATGTGGAGAATATGCATAAGTTCGGCGTGCCGGTGGTGGTGGCTATCAACCGCTTCGGCACCGATACGGACGCGGAGCTGGGCGTAATAGACAGCTGCTGCAGGGAGCTGGGAGTCAGCTATGCCCTGTCCGAGGTATTCGGCAAGGGCGGTGAGGGCGGCATGGAGCTGGCAAAGACCGTCTGCGACGTGATAGACTGCAAAAAATCCAAATTTGCGCCCATCTATCCCGACGATGCCCCGGTGGAGGAGAAGATAAACGATATCGCCAGCAAAATTTACGGTGCGGCGGGTGTCGCTTTCACTAATCAGGCAAATAAGTCCCTGAAAGAGATAAAGGCTCTGGGCGGCGACAAAATGCCGGTCTGTATAGCAAAAACCCAGTATTCCCTCTCTGACGACCCAACCCTGCTGGGCAGGCCTACAGGGTTTACAGTGACGATCAGGGATCTGAAGCTGTCCTCCGGGGCGGGCTTTGTGGTGGCCTATGCGGGGGATATCATGACCATGCCCGGGCTGCCCAAGGTGCCGGCGGCGGAGAAGATTGACGTGGACGATAACGCGGTGATACATGGGCTGTTCTGA
- a CDS encoding FtsW/RodA/SpoVE family cell cycle protein: MLNSIGKSILNYLKRADILLWLLLAAMCAYSLLLLHSVSQSASADYFRAQLFPIVLGAAGALIVSSIDYADIANFWYIIAGFSIFLMIYTYLFGERIMGSGGVDARAWISIGNRTFQSSELVKIAFMITFAKHLDIVKKKGAIGDFPQILLLCLHAGIAMALCELQGDTGATIGFFSMFLFMSLAAGVPLRYFAILAGLVVVALPIVWQYVLKDYQKNRFVAVFNLDTDPDIRMTDGFQQWQGRVSIGSGGLRGQGLGQGPRVRSNVVPFQHSDYIFSVAGEELGFIGCVAILGLLLLFMIKILHVASTSRDDLGRYICFGFFGIIALQSVWNIGMCLTILPAMGITLPFFSAGGSSSMCLYLGFGLVQSVHMRRKEIDGLHLRPSQPIRPSYKKTHEVKKL; encoded by the coding sequence ATGCTTAACAGTATAGGAAAGAGTATACTTAACTATCTAAAACGCGCTGATATCCTTCTCTGGTTGCTGCTGGCGGCCATGTGCGCCTATAGCCTTTTGCTCCTGCACAGCGTTTCCCAGTCTGCCTCCGCCGACTACTTCCGCGCACAGCTGTTCCCCATCGTCCTTGGAGCCGCCGGCGCCCTGATTGTCAGCTCCATTGACTATGCCGATATTGCCAACTTTTGGTACATTATCGCGGGTTTCTCTATTTTTTTAATGATATATACCTATCTTTTCGGCGAGCGCATTATGGGCTCCGGCGGCGTGGACGCCCGGGCGTGGATAAGTATCGGCAACAGAACCTTCCAATCCAGCGAATTGGTCAAAATAGCGTTTATGATCACCTTCGCAAAGCATCTGGACATCGTTAAGAAGAAGGGGGCCATTGGAGATTTTCCCCAGATACTCCTGCTGTGCCTTCACGCCGGGATAGCGATGGCCCTGTGTGAGCTTCAGGGTGACACTGGCGCCACCATCGGTTTTTTCTCCATGTTCCTGTTCATGAGCCTTGCCGCCGGGGTACCCCTTCGGTACTTCGCCATACTGGCTGGCCTTGTTGTGGTGGCCCTGCCCATCGTGTGGCAGTACGTTCTCAAGGACTATCAGAAGAACCGCTTCGTGGCTGTGTTCAACCTGGACACCGACCCGGATATACGCATGACCGATGGATTTCAGCAGTGGCAGGGACGCGTTTCCATCGGCAGCGGCGGTCTCCGGGGCCAGGGTCTTGGACAGGGGCCAAGGGTCAGGAGCAATGTGGTTCCCTTTCAGCACAGCGACTACATCTTCTCCGTAGCCGGCGAGGAGCTGGGCTTCATCGGGTGCGTGGCCATCCTTGGGCTTCTCCTGCTATTTATGATAAAGATCCTGCATGTGGCAAGCACCTCCCGGGACGACCTGGGCCGGTATATTTGTTTTGGATTCTTTGGGATAATAGCGTTACAGTCCGTCTGGAACATCGGCATGTGCCTGACGATACTCCCCGCCATGGGTATAACATTACCCTTCTTCAGCGCTGGCGGCTCCTCGTCCATGTGCCTGTACCTGGGCTTCGGGCTGGTCCAGAGCGTCCATATGCGCCGCAAGGAGATAGACGGCCTGCATCTAAGGCCCAGTCAACCGATTCGGCCCTCCTACAAGAAAACTCACGAGGTGAAAAAGCTCTAG
- a CDS encoding sugar-transfer associated ATP-grasp domain-containing protein encodes MGKLSYILGTAMRMDYKELFRTAGIVHAITGRSSPAVLADIVGCGLRYGAGFNDYLLCEFYNLTPEQRATYVTRSVNNTLVQMLNDPAYYKYFDYKSTFYRTFADYIGREWLEFSSATQNQLEDFVSGRDAVIVKPNDGTGGKGVEKLVLKDFSSVEELYNKLREDNVGVVEEVLEQHPELNALNPYSINTLRIVTIRNDTGGHILYAHLRIGNGGRPVDNLHSGGMFAPVDLDTGRIQYPAYDKDRKTYEKHPMTGVAIEGLLIPLWEQAKELCLKASEVIPQMRYVGWDVAVTHKGPVLVEGNNLPGYDILQMPPHTPDKIGMLPRFREFVDGI; translated from the coding sequence TTGGGCAAGCTGAGTTATATCCTTGGTACGGCCATGCGTATGGACTATAAGGAGCTGTTCCGCACGGCGGGCATAGTCCACGCTATCACCGGCAGGAGCAGCCCTGCGGTGCTTGCTGATATTGTAGGCTGCGGACTACGCTATGGCGCGGGTTTTAACGACTATCTGCTGTGCGAATTTTACAATCTGACCCCGGAACAGAGGGCCACCTACGTGACGCGCAGTGTGAACAACACCCTGGTACAGATGTTGAACGATCCCGCATATTACAAGTATTTTGACTATAAGAGCACGTTTTATCGGACGTTCGCGGATTATATAGGCAGGGAATGGCTTGAGTTTTCTTCGGCCACCCAAAACCAGCTGGAGGATTTTGTCAGCGGCAGGGACGCCGTTATAGTGAAGCCGAACGATGGCACCGGCGGCAAAGGAGTGGAGAAGCTGGTCCTAAAGGATTTTTCAAGCGTAGAGGAGCTTTACAATAAGCTGCGGGAGGACAATGTGGGCGTGGTCGAGGAGGTACTGGAACAGCACCCTGAATTGAACGCGCTAAATCCATACTCTATTAACACTCTGCGTATAGTGACTATCCGAAACGATACCGGCGGGCATATCCTGTATGCCCATCTGCGCATAGGCAACGGCGGCCGCCCGGTAGACAACCTGCACTCGGGGGGGATGTTCGCGCCGGTGGACCTGGACACGGGGCGTATACAGTACCCGGCCTATGACAAGGACAGAAAGACATATGAGAAGCACCCCATGACAGGCGTGGCCATAGAGGGGCTTTTAATACCCCTCTGGGAGCAGGCGAAGGAACTGTGCCTGAAGGCCTCGGAGGTGATACCGCAGATGCGGTATGTGGGCTGGGACGTGGCCGTTACGCACAAGGGCCCGGTGCTGGTGGAGGGGAATAATCTGCCGGGGTACGATATCCTGCAAATGCCGCCCCATACGCCGGACAAGATAGGTATGCTGCCAAGGTTCAGGGAGTTTGTGGACGGTATATGA
- a CDS encoding DUF3006 domain-containing protein: MKQLSIDRFEGKFAICEDSEEKYYAIETSELPEGAKEGDVLRITDEGELLIDEGETRARRERIAAKQRRAFGK; this comes from the coding sequence ATGAAACAGTTGAGCATAGACCGTTTTGAGGGCAAATTCGCCATTTGTGAGGATTCGGAGGAAAAATACTATGCCATAGAGACCTCCGAGTTGCCCGAGGGGGCAAAGGAAGGGGACGTATTGAGGATAACTGACGAGGGCGAGCTGCTTATTGACGAGGGGGAGACCCGTGCCCGCCGGGAGCGTATTGCGGCCAAGCAGCGCAGGGCTTTTGGAAAGTAA